The Deinococcus puniceus genome segment CTTGCAGCGGCACGAAGCGGCTGGCGGTGTCGGCCAGTCCGGCGGTGGGTTCCCCAAACAGCCAGGTACGCGGGCGGGTCAGCACACTGCGGGCCAAAAACTCTGCGGCGCTGGCGCTGTGGCGGTTGACCAGCACCGCCAGAGGGCCGCTGTAGCGCACAGGCTGATTCAGGGGCTGGCCCTGCGCGTTGCCGTTGACCAGATACTCGCCTGCGCGGTAGCCGATCTGGGTCTGATGGAAGCGGGTTTTCATGAACAGAGGAGCGGGAGCCGTAAACGCGCCTGCGCTCAGCATAAATTCCTCTACCAGCCCGCCGCCGTTCCAGCGCAAATCCAGCACTATGCCCTGTGCGCCTGCCGACTGGGCCTTGCCGATGGCCCCATGCACCTGCTGCGCTACGCCCACCATAAAAAAGTGCCGCAGGCGTACTACCACTACCTTGCCTTCGCGCCAACTCAGGCTCACGGGCGAGACTGTCAGGGGGCTGGCGGTCAGTGTGGTGATGAGGGGCTGGCCCAAGCGCAGGCCGCTAAAACGCACCGCCGTACCCCGGCCTGCGGCCCGCGCCAGAGCTTTCTGCCCCGCTTCACCGTCGAGTGGGACGCCATTGGCCGTGTGCAGCACGTCGCCCACCCGCCAGCCTGCACGCGCTGCGGCAGAATCCGGCAGCACCTCGGCCACCACCCGCCCGCCCGTACCCAGCGCCTCTGTGATCGCCCCGAATGTGCGCTGCCCGCTCGGTTCACCGGACAGCACCTGCTGCGCTTCCTGTATCTCTGCCGGACTGAACAGATGGGTGTGCGGGTCTTTCAGATCGGCGACCAGTTGCCGCAGCAGAGGGTAGGCCTGTGAACTGGCGCACTCGGCCTTGCCCCCGCACAGTGCTTGAACGCGGGGCAAATAGCTTCGGCGGAGGTCGCTGGCCCGCAACCTGGACGGCCCGTTGTACCCGGAAGCCAGTTCATAGATGACTTCATCGAAGAGGTCTTGGGCCGACAGGGTAGCCGACGCCGTGACCGACGCAGGGGCTGGAGCAGTGGCCTGACCCACACCCAGTAGCGCGAGGGTCAGCGCCCAGACAGAGCGTCCCTTCACTGCGGTACGGCAAAGGTGCTGGCGGGCAAGGCCACATTCATTTGGACTTCTGAAAAGTCCGCCGTAAAAATCAGGGTTCCGTTGGGCAAAAACGCCTGGGCTTTGTCTGAAAATGGGATGCCGCCCACTTCCTCAAAGTCGCTGTACACCGAAATGACTTCGCCCAGTGGGGCAATAGGGTAACGCTCGGCCACCACTAAGCCCCGCGAATCCAGCAGAAACGTGGCCTTGGTGTTGTTGGTGACTGCTTCCAACACTGTACCAGTCAAGTCTTTGCCGTTCACCTTCAGCCAAGTCTGCTGGCCCAAATTCCTGAATGAACCGCGTCCCTGCTCGGCGGCGATCAGGCCGGGTGCGCCGTAATAAAAGCTGTCGCGCAGGCTTTGTGCTTCTTGGCGGGGCAGGGGCACCGTACCCGACTGCGGGGCAAATGCAAATGCTCCCTCAGCGGTCAGCCACTGCTCACTGATGAGCGTTTGACCTTGTTTGGTGGTTTGGCGTGCCCAGCGGTTGGCGTAGTCCACACTGGCCGCCGCATTCAGCGTGATGGCGGGCTGGCCCTGTGCATCCATAAAGACCAGTTCGACCCCCTGCGTCATGGTACGCAGGCCGCGCAAGGCTTCGCCGCCATTGGCCTCAATTGCCCGTACAAGCAGGGCGCGGCCCGCCTGTTGTTGGGTGGTGCTTGCGGCAGCCCCAGCGCGGGGCAGAGGCGCACCTGCTCCGCCCGCTTGCACTCCGCCGCCCAGCAGGAGGGCAGACAAGGCGGCGGCGCAGAGAACAGGACGAATGGAAACGGCAAAAATAACCTTCATGATTTGACCCTACACAGGGCTGCCGCGCTTGCCTACCCACCAATGGCCTAGGCCGAAAGAGATAGAAAAGAGGCTAGACATCTCATCTCTCTTCTCATTCATCCCCTAAGATTCCACAGTGGTCATTTCTGATTTTGCAAAAAATTTAACATTAATTTTCCTACCTAAAGGTCAGGCATGACCCCGGTGCGACTCCTCGTGGCCGATAGGCAGCCCCTGATGCGTCAGGCGTTGGCGGCGTTGCTGGGGCCAGCCGACGGCGTAACAGTGGTGGGGCAGGCCGCCGATGCCGCGCAAGCCTTGGCGCTATGCAAAACGTTGTGCCCCGATGTGCTGCTCTTGGATGTGCGCTTGCTGGTGCAGGGCGGCGAGAACATCAAGGCGATTTTGAGCTGCAAGAGTGGCCCCCGCATGGTCTTGTTTGCCGACGATGACCAAGTGAATGCGGCGGTGGCAGGCATAGGAGCAGGCGCGGCAGGCTGCCTGTTCAGAGACGCAGAGCTGCGTGAAGTGCTGACTACTCTGCGCCGTGTCCATGCCCGAGAAGTGGTTATGCCCGCCACAGTGATGCAGGCTTTTGCTCAGCAGAAGAGGGAGGCTGCAGCCATCACTGAAGCCCTAACCAAGCGGGAACTGGACGTCTTGTGCTTGCTGGCCGATGGGCAGGCCAACAAACAGATCGGCTCTCAACTCGGTCTGGCAGAAGGAACGGTTAAAGTTTATGTGGGCAACATTTTGGGCAAATTAGGGGTGACTAACCGCACCGCCGCCGTGTTGCGGGCCACCGATTCCGGTCTGCTGTGCGCTTGCCAATACGCCTCGTAACCTTTTTGCCCTACTTCCGCAGCCCTTTCAGCAGCGGCCCCCGCTCCTTCAACGCCTTTTGAAAGGCCTGTGCGTCGTTCATGGGTGCGGCGGCTTTGGCAGGAAGTGCTGCGCGGGCGGGCTGTCCGGGCAAATTCTTGGTTCCCAATGGGCTGGCCCCAGCGAAGCGGCGGGCGCGGAACATGCCGGGGTGTTCTTCGAAGACGGCCGTCACGCCGTCGGGCAGGGCGGCGAGGTGGGCGGCAAACTGGCGTTCCTGAGCCAATTCCGCGTGGGCCGCGCCTGTGCCGAGTTCGCCCAATAGGCGGTCTATCAACGCAAACACGCGGGCAGCGTAGGCGTCCACTTCCTCGCGGCGGGGCAAGTACCCCCGGTGGATCACCCGGTTTCGGAAGTCTGCGCCCAAAGCTTTGGCAGTCAAAAAGTCCGGTTCGCGGCCCTCACGCAGTAAGTAGGCCAGCGCCATCATGCCCACCTGCCGCTCGGATTGGCTCGACACATGCCGCCATGTGGATTCCAAGATGCCCGCCGCGCCATCAAAGTCGGTTTGGCCCGCCAATGCAGCCCGCTCTAGGGCAAACGAGCGCACATAGAATTCAAAAAAGCGTTCCAGTGCGGCGGCAAAGCTGGCAACGGCTTCACGGGCGTAGCCGTCCATCAGGGCGCGGGTGCCCAGATCGAACAGCACTTCAAACTTCTGTTTGCGAACGAACACGCAAAAGCGCGTGCTGCACTGCGGGCAAGTCACGTCATGCACGGCGCTGTCGGCAAATTCCACTTGCACTTCACGCTGGCAATGGGGGCACACGGCGGGAAAACGCATGGCTGGAGTGTAGCGGCCCGGTTAGGCAAGCGGTGTGACCACCCAGTTTTTTAAGTTTAGAGTGCCCCTGTGAACATCTGGAAGGGCGACCTTTGGAAGCAGGCCGACACGGAACGAAAATGGGCGTTGGCTTTGGCTGCAGGCGTGCTGCTGCTCGGCGGGCTGACACTGGGGCCAGCGTTGTTTCCGTCGCCGCGAGTGCCTACGCTGACGCGCCAAATGCTGCCGCCTATTGCTGCCGCGCCGAGTGCCGACCCTCCAGTCTACCCGCGCACCGCCAGCGTGCAGCCGCTCATTTCGGGCCGCCTGAACCTGAATACAGCCAGCACCGAGCAACTGGAAGCCCTGCCCAAAGTGGGGCCGAGCATGGCCGCCCTGATCGTTGCGGCCCGCCCACTGCGCTCGTTGGCCGATCTGGACGCGATTAAGGGCGTAGGCGAAAGCACCCTGAAAGCCCTCACGCCACTGGTCTCGTTTTGATCCTCGGCCTAGTGGGTCAACGCTGATGGCCGTTCCCCTTCAGCCCCATGAGGTGGTCACTGGACGCCACGCGGAGAAAGGAGGCGTTGCGCCGCGCCGTACAGCACCTCGTCCCTTGCCCAAATTTCCCGCTTCCCCCACCTCTGGCGGACGCCTCGCGTGGACGGTTCCTGCCGTGCTAGGCGTGATCGGCGGCATTCTGCTGGGGCTGGGTATCGGCTGGGGCGGTTTGGCGGTGGTGGTGGGCTTATTGCTGGCTTGGTTCGATGCTCGCCCGTTGTTGGCAGGAGCGGCCCTGCTGGGCGGCGCGGCAGGCTTCGGCTCCGTGCGCGTGCAGGCCGCCCAACCTGACCCCATGACCCCGTGGATTGGTGCACAGGTGACGCTGACGGGCGACTGGGACGGCCAATTCCTGACACTACATGACCCACGCGCACGGCTGGCGGTGGCCCCCAAACCCGGCATTCCCACAGGCCGCGTCACGCTCAGTGGGCGGCTGGTGCGTCCCGACAGTCGGCGCATTCCCGGCGGCTTCGATCAGGCGGCGTGGCTGCGCTCGCAGGGGGGGTTGTTTTTGCCCACGCCAACCGCCGTTCTGATGGCGGCTCAGGTGCGCTCCAGCACCCCCGAAAACGGCCTGCGCGGGTGGTTCCGGCGTGGCTTGACCGTGGGCCTCGGCCAACGCGAAGCGGCGCTGATGCAGGCCATCGAACTTGGAGACCGCAACGACATCGGGCAAGAAAAGTTCGCGGAAGGCTACGGCGTGCGCGACGCCTTCAACCGAGCGGGGCTGGCGCACCTGATGGCCTTGTCGGGCCAAAACGTGGCCCTGATTACGGGCGTGCTGATCTGGCTGCTCACGCGGGCGGGTGTGCCGAACCTGTGGCGCTACCTCGCCCCCGCCTTGCTGCTCGTTCCCTATCTGGTGCAGTTGGTGGGGTTTTCGCCCTCCATCACGCGGGCCGTCATCATGGGCTTCGCGGTCATGATCGGGCTGGCGGTGGGGCGCGGCAAACCCGATGGGCTGGGCATCACGGCGTTCGCGGCGTTGGCCTGCCTGCTCCCTTTTCCCATGTGGCTGCTGGATGTTGGCTTTCAGTTGTCGTTTTTGGCGGTGTTGGCGCTGCTGTTGTCGGGCAAAGTGGCGGCGTTGCTGCCCCCCAAGTGGCCGATGTGGCTCCGGCTGGCCCTTGTTGCCACCGTGCTGGCCGAATTGGGCACGCTGCCCATTATTGCCAGCACTTTTGGGCAGATTCCGCTGGTGGGCCTGCCTGCCAATCTGCTGGCGGGAGCCGTGATGGTGGTGCTGGTGCCGCTGGGCTTTTTGGCGGGATTGCTCGGCCCTGCCGCCATTCTGATCAACTGGCTGGTGTCCATTTTTGCCAACATGCTGCTCCTGATTGCCGAAACCTTTGGCCGCGCCCCGGTGCTGAGTTGGGGCACCGTCAGCGCCGCCGGATACGTGGCCTACGCGCTGGCGGCGGGCGCGGGCGTGCTGTGGCTGCGGGGCCGAATTCGTGCGCCCGCCGCGCTGGGTACGGTGCTGGCCTGCATGGTGTTCACCGCCCTCCCGCCGCGCCTGAATCCTCCCTGCGAAATTGTGTTTTTGGACGTTGGGCAAGGGGATGCCACCCTAATCCGCTTGCCGGGATTCACGGCGTTGGTGGACGCGGGCGGCAGCGTGAATTCCGACTACGACGTGGGAGAGCGCACGGTGCTTCCGGCGTTGCGGGCGCTGGGTGTGCGAAAGCTCGATCTGCTGATCGCCACGCACGCAGACACCGACCACATCGAAGGCATTTCGGGCGTGCTGCGCGGCTTGCCAGTAGGAGAAATGTGGGTGGGCCACCTCAAAACCGATGACCCCGTGCTGACGGCGGTGCTCCTGACCGCCCGTGAACGCCGCGTGCCCGTGCGCGAGGTGCGGCGCGGCGACCAACTGAAGGTGTCCGGCCTGACCCTGAATGTGCTGTGGCCGGTGGGCAACGTCTGGAGCACCGAAGACAACGACAATTCTGTAGCAGTGACGCTGGAATTGCCCACTGCTGGGGGCAAGCTGTGGCGCACCGCCATTTTGGGTGACCTTGCCGACCCCGCCGAAGCTCTGATCAGCGCGGGCAAACTGGACTTGCTGAAGGCTGCACATCACGGCAGCCGTTTTTCTACCGGGCAAACCGTACTGGCCCAGACCCGCCCCGAAGACGTGCTGATCAGCGTGGGCGCACGCAACACCTACGGCCATCCTCATCCCACCGTCTTGGCCCGTATACAGGCGGTGAGGGCTAAGGTCTGGCGAACGGATCAGATGGGGACGGTGCGCTGGCCGTTGCCCTAGCGGGCGGATCGTGGAGTGTAAATCGTGGAAACAGCAAAACCACTCTTTTGCCCTTCTCTTTTCCCGCGATCCACGATCTCCCCATCACCTCCCGCTTCCCGCGTTATTGTTGTACAGACTTCAATCTTTCAGGAGGATTTACCCATGACCACCAAACCACCCGTTCGCGTTGCCGTCACTGGCGCAGCCGGACAGATCGGCTACAGCCTGCTGTTCCGCATCGCGTCCGGCGACATGCTGGGCAAAGACCAGCCCGTGATCCTGCATCTGCTGGAAATCACGCCCGCGCTCAAGGCCCTCAACGGCGTCGTGATGGAACTCCGCGACTGCGCTTTCCCGCTGCTGGCCGACATCGTGACCAGCGATGATCCGATGGTGGCCTTCAAGGACATCGATTACGCCCTGCTGGTGGGCGCGATGCCCCGCAAAGCTGGCATGGAACGCGGCGACCTGCTGAGTGCCAACGGCGGCATCTTCAAACCGCAGGGTGAGGCGCTGAATGCTGTGGCGAGCCGGAACGTGAAAGTGCTGGTGGTGGGCAACCCCGCCAACACCAACGCCCTGATCGCCCAGCAAAACGCCCCCGACCTGAATCCTGGACAATTCACGGCGATGGTGCGCCTCGACCACAACCGCGCCATTTCGCAATTGGCCGAGCAGACCGGGAAGCCCGTCAGTAGCATTCAGAATCTGACCATCTGGGGCAACCACTCCAGCACGCAGTACCCCGACCTGAGCGCCGCCACGGTAGACGGCCAGCCCGCCCTTGATCTGGTGGAGCGCGACTGGTACGAGAACAGCTACATTTCTACGGTTGCCAAGCGTGGCGCGGCCATTATCGAAGCACGCGGCCTCAGCAGCGCGGCCAGTGCCGCCAGCGCCGCCATCGACCATATGCGCGACTGGGCGCTGGGCACGCCGGAAGGCCAGTGGGTCAGCATGGGCATTCCCAGCGACGGCAGCTACGGCGTTCCCGCTGGCCTGATCTACGGCTTCCCCGTGACCTGCAAGAACGGCCAATACGAGATCGTGCAAGGTCTGGAAGTCAGCGACTTCAGCCGGGGCAAAATGGACGCCACCGCGCAGGAACTGACCGAGGAACGCGACGAAGTACGCAAACTGGGCTTGGTCAAGTAGGAGTTACAAAACAACAGCTGAAGCACAGCAGGTTAAGCACAACAGTTCAGAAAGGGAAGCGGGCGTCATGGCCTTGCTTCCCTCTTCGTTTGGTCTTTGGGGGCCGGTAACCAAGTGCCTGCGCTCTGTCTGCTTTGGATGGGCGTCACACAGAAGATTTTCGTCCGGAATCGCAGGAGTGAAGTTATTTACAAATTCATCCCGCGTTAATACATTCCGGGTCAGTGATCCAATCTGCGGGCGGCGGCATACAAGCAAGTCAAAGGGACGCTTTACCAGATCGAGACCGCTGCTGTTTGCGGGTTGCCCCGTCCTTTGGCTGCCTGCGCCTGCTGCCCGCCCTTGCCCCCATTCATTTTTCTGTACCCGGAGGATCCACCATGAGCAACGATACCAGCAAGCCCGCCAACAGCCGCCGCCAATTCCTCGGAGCCGCTGGCCTGATGGGCGCAGGCGCACTGATCGCCGGATGCGCCCCCGTGATTGCTGCCCCCCCGGTCAAGGCCAACCTTGACGCGACCATCTTTAACTTCGCCCTGAACCTCGAGTACCTTGAAGCCGCGTTCTACCTCGCTGCCGTGGGCCGTTTGGGTGAACTGGACGCCGTGGGCGGCAGCAGCGCCAAAGTTGCATTGCCCACTGCTTTCCGCGCCAACGCATTCAACGGTGTGGGCGTGCCCATGAGCGACACCATTCGTGCCTACGCCACCGAAACCGCCAACGACGAGAAGGCCCACGTGGCGATCATTCGTAAGGTTCTGGGTAACGCTGCCGTTGCACAGCCTCAGATCGATCTGGCCGCTGCCTTTGAAGCCGCTGGCCGCGCCGCTTCCGGCGACGCCATCAAGGGCTTTGATCCCTTCGCCAACGAACTGTTCTACCTGCACGGCGCATTCATCTTTGAAGACGTGGGCGTCAGCGCTTACAAGGGTGCCGCCCGTTTGCTGGTCGATGACAAGCCCGGCGGTAACCTCGAGAACGCCGCCGGAATCTTGGCCGTCGAGGCCTACCACGCTGGCTCGATTCGTACCATCCTGTACGCCCGCCGCAACGACCCCGCCGCCGCTGGCCTGAACGTGGGCCAAGTGGTGCAGGCCATCAGCAACCTGCGCGACGCCGTAGACGGACGCGACGACGCCGACAAAGCCATCAGCCGCGATCAGGGCATCCTGAACGACGGTCTGCCTGCTGGCACGGCCAACATCGTGCTGGCCGACGAAAACTCCATCGCCTACAGCCGCACTCCCCGTCAGGTCGCCAACATCGTGTTCCTGACCGGCGACAGCACCGCGACCAAGGGCGGCTTCTTCCCCATGGGACTCAGCGGCGACTTCAGCGCCATTCTCGCCCTCTAAACCTCTACAGCAAGTGCCCCCAGTGCAAGTTGGCTGGGGGCACTTTTTGGTGTCCGGAACGAGGTTAATGCTTCTGCTCTTTCTGGCCCACTAATCCAGTCTGACCAATTGCCCCGCCGCCTCGTACCACACGCTCCCGTCTGGGCCGACAGCGAGGGCGTGGGGGCCGTTGCTTTTGCCGTTCTGGGTCAGCACGGGCACGGTCAGGGTGCTGGTGTCGCCGCTCTGGGCGCGGTACAGGCGGGAGTGC includes the following:
- a CDS encoding response regulator transcription factor produces the protein MTPVRLLVADRQPLMRQALAALLGPADGVTVVGQAADAAQALALCKTLCPDVLLLDVRLLVQGGENIKAILSCKSGPRMVLFADDDQVNAAVAGIGAGAAGCLFRDAELREVLTTLRRVHAREVVMPATVMQAFAQQKREAAAITEALTKRELDVLCLLADGQANKQIGSQLGLAEGTVKVYVGNILGKLGVTNRTAAVLRATDSGLLCACQYAS
- a CDS encoding malate dehydrogenase, whose product is MTTKPPVRVAVTGAAGQIGYSLLFRIASGDMLGKDQPVILHLLEITPALKALNGVVMELRDCAFPLLADIVTSDDPMVAFKDIDYALLVGAMPRKAGMERGDLLSANGGIFKPQGEALNAVASRNVKVLVVGNPANTNALIAQQNAPDLNPGQFTAMVRLDHNRAISQLAEQTGKPVSSIQNLTIWGNHSSTQYPDLSAATVDGQPALDLVERDWYENSYISTVAKRGAAIIEARGLSSAASAASAAIDHMRDWALGTPEGQWVSMGIPSDGSYGVPAGLIYGFPVTCKNGQYEIVQGLEVSDFSRGKMDATAQELTEERDEVRKLGLVK
- a CDS encoding S41 family peptidase; protein product: MKGRSVWALTLALLGVGQATAPAPASVTASATLSAQDLFDEVIYELASGYNGPSRLRASDLRRSYLPRVQALCGGKAECASSQAYPLLRQLVADLKDPHTHLFSPAEIQEAQQVLSGEPSGQRTFGAITEALGTGGRVVAEVLPDSAAARAGWRVGDVLHTANGVPLDGEAGQKALARAAGRGTAVRFSGLRLGQPLITTLTASPLTVSPVSLSWREGKVVVVRLRHFFMVGVAQQVHGAIGKAQSAGAQGIVLDLRWNGGGLVEEFMLSAGAFTAPAPLFMKTRFHQTQIGYRAGEYLVNGNAQGQPLNQPVRYSGPLAVLVNRHSASAAEFLARSVLTRPRTWLFGEPTAGLADTASRFVPLQDGSALQLTFATMLDADGKALAARLQPQAGGGLNLSELTRTGRDELAEQAASWLRQQQR
- a CDS encoding DNA internalization-related competence protein ComEC/Rec2; this translates as MAVPLQPHEVVTGRHAEKGGVAPRRTAPRPLPKFPASPTSGGRLAWTVPAVLGVIGGILLGLGIGWGGLAVVVGLLLAWFDARPLLAGAALLGGAAGFGSVRVQAAQPDPMTPWIGAQVTLTGDWDGQFLTLHDPRARLAVAPKPGIPTGRVTLSGRLVRPDSRRIPGGFDQAAWLRSQGGLFLPTPTAVLMAAQVRSSTPENGLRGWFRRGLTVGLGQREAALMQAIELGDRNDIGQEKFAEGYGVRDAFNRAGLAHLMALSGQNVALITGVLIWLLTRAGVPNLWRYLAPALLLVPYLVQLVGFSPSITRAVIMGFAVMIGLAVGRGKPDGLGITAFAALACLLPFPMWLLDVGFQLSFLAVLALLLSGKVAALLPPKWPMWLRLALVATVLAELGTLPIIASTFGQIPLVGLPANLLAGAVMVVLVPLGFLAGLLGPAAILINWLVSIFANMLLLIAETFGRAPVLSWGTVSAAGYVAYALAAGAGVLWLRGRIRAPAALGTVLACMVFTALPPRLNPPCEIVFLDVGQGDATLIRLPGFTALVDAGGSVNSDYDVGERTVLPALRALGVRKLDLLIATHADTDHIEGISGVLRGLPVGEMWVGHLKTDDPVLTAVLLTARERRVPVREVRRGDQLKVSGLTLNVLWPVGNVWSTEDNDNSVAVTLELPTAGGKLWRTAILGDLADPAEALISAGKLDLLKAAHHGSRFSTGQTVLAQTRPEDVLISVGARNTYGHPHPTVLARIQAVRAKVWRTDQMGTVRWPLP
- a CDS encoding ComEA family DNA-binding protein; the encoded protein is MNIWKGDLWKQADTERKWALALAAGVLLLGGLTLGPALFPSPRVPTLTRQMLPPIAAAPSADPPVYPRTASVQPLISGRLNLNTASTEQLEALPKVGPSMAALIVAARPLRSLADLDAIKGVGESTLKALTPLVSF
- a CDS encoding ferritin-like domain-containing protein, yielding MSNDTSKPANSRRQFLGAAGLMGAGALIAGCAPVIAAPPVKANLDATIFNFALNLEYLEAAFYLAAVGRLGELDAVGGSSAKVALPTAFRANAFNGVGVPMSDTIRAYATETANDEKAHVAIIRKVLGNAAVAQPQIDLAAAFEAAGRAASGDAIKGFDPFANELFYLHGAFIFEDVGVSAYKGAARLLVDDKPGGNLENAAGILAVEAYHAGSIRTILYARRNDPAAAGLNVGQVVQAISNLRDAVDGRDDADKAISRDQGILNDGLPAGTANIVLADENSIAYSRTPRQVANIVFLTGDSTATKGGFFPMGLSGDFSAILAL